Proteins encoded within one genomic window of Jiangella mangrovi:
- a CDS encoding Ig-like domain-containing protein: MQETAELRTEPEVDATSAETTIDTPVRIELSGTDPEGDDLEFKVYAPEVGELTYEDDPSVLTYTPAEGFEGEDTFYVVVNDGKIDSAPAAVTVTVEGQAPTQEPTPTPTEEPTATPTDDPGDDDGDDQGEELPDTGAGAGPGVALALLLAGGAAVALVARRRLAVRS, translated from the coding sequence ATCCAGGAGACGGCCGAGCTGCGCACCGAGCCGGAGGTCGACGCCACCTCGGCCGAGACCACCATCGACACCCCGGTGCGGATCGAGCTGTCGGGCACCGACCCCGAGGGCGACGACCTGGAGTTCAAGGTCTACGCCCCCGAGGTCGGCGAGCTGACCTACGAGGACGACCCCAGCGTGCTCACCTACACGCCGGCCGAGGGCTTCGAGGGCGAGGACACGTTCTACGTCGTCGTCAACGACGGCAAGATCGACTCCGCGCCGGCCGCCGTCACGGTGACCGTCGAGGGCCAGGCACCGACGCAGGAGCCGACTCCGACGCCGACCGAGGAGCCGACCGCCACCCCGACCGACGACCCGGGTGACGACGACGGCGACGACCAGGGCGAGGAGCTGCCCGACACCGGCGCCGGCGCCGGCCCGGGCGTCGCGCTGGCGCTGCTGCTCGCCGGCGGTGCGGCCGTGGCGCTCGTGGCGCGGCGGCGGCTCGCGGTCCGCAGCTGA
- a CDS encoding NfeD family protein, whose protein sequence is MQSLWDWFSEHAWVLLWAGTALVLGTIELTTLDFFFLMLAIGAASGAVAAGMGAEFIVQLLVAVGVSVALLGVVRPIAKRRLLKPTPSSFGVAALVGQNGVVIERVDGHGGLIRLAGETWSAKSYDGRSTFEAGVTVGVVEIRGATAMVLDEA, encoded by the coding sequence ATGCAGTCGTTGTGGGACTGGTTCAGCGAGCACGCGTGGGTGCTGTTGTGGGCCGGCACCGCCCTCGTCCTGGGGACGATCGAGCTCACGACACTCGACTTCTTCTTCCTCATGCTGGCCATCGGCGCCGCCAGCGGAGCCGTCGCCGCCGGCATGGGCGCGGAGTTCATCGTGCAGCTGCTCGTGGCCGTCGGCGTCAGCGTCGCGCTGCTCGGCGTCGTGCGGCCCATCGCGAAGAGACGACTGCTGAAGCCGACGCCGTCGTCGTTCGGGGTGGCCGCCCTGGTCGGGCAGAACGGCGTCGTCATCGAGCGGGTCGACGGCCACGGCGGCCTCATCCGGCTGGCCGGCGAGACGTGGTCGGCGAAGAGCTACGACGGCCGCTCCACCTTCGAGGCCGGTGTCACGGTCGGCGTCGTCGAGATCCGCGGCGCCACGGCCATGGTGCTCGACGAGGCCTGA
- a CDS encoding cystathionine beta-synthase, with the protein MEYYENVVDLIGDTPLVRLGTVGAGLPATVLAKVEYLNPGGSVKDRIASRMIEDAEKAGLIGPGGTIVEPTSGNTGVGLALVAQRKGYRCIFVCPDKVSEDKRNVLKAYGAEVVVCPTAVAPEDPDSYYSVSDRLVRETPGAWKPDQYSNPANPRSHYETTGPELWKQTDGRITHFVAGIGTGGTISGVGRYLKEVSGGRVQVIGADPEGSVYSGGTGRPYLVEGVGEDFWPTTYDADVCDEIIAASDKDSFDMTRRLAREEGLLVGGSCGLAVVAALRVAERAGPDDVVVVLLPDGGRGYLSKVFDDEWMTSYGFLPPVEGVTVGDVLRAKSGAMPALVHTHPAESVADAVHILREYNVSQMPVVRAEPPVMAAEVAGAVVERDLLDALFTGAAHLTDRVEQHMSKQLPMVGAGEAVTRAVDALRSADALLVVDDGKPVGVLTRTDLLGYVATT; encoded by the coding sequence GTGGAGTACTACGAGAACGTCGTCGACCTCATCGGCGACACCCCGCTGGTCCGGCTGGGCACCGTCGGCGCCGGGCTGCCGGCCACCGTCCTGGCCAAGGTCGAGTACCTCAACCCGGGCGGCTCGGTGAAGGACCGCATCGCCTCGCGGATGATCGAGGACGCCGAGAAGGCCGGGCTCATCGGCCCCGGCGGCACCATCGTCGAGCCCACGAGCGGCAACACCGGCGTCGGCCTCGCCCTGGTCGCGCAGCGCAAGGGCTACCGGTGCATCTTCGTCTGCCCCGACAAGGTGAGCGAGGACAAGCGCAACGTCCTCAAGGCCTACGGCGCCGAGGTCGTCGTGTGCCCCACGGCGGTCGCGCCCGAGGACCCCGACTCGTACTACTCCGTCTCCGACCGGCTGGTCCGCGAGACGCCGGGCGCCTGGAAGCCCGACCAGTACTCCAACCCGGCCAACCCGCGCTCGCACTACGAGACCACCGGCCCCGAGCTGTGGAAGCAGACCGACGGGCGCATCACGCACTTCGTGGCGGGCATCGGCACCGGCGGCACCATCAGCGGTGTCGGCCGCTACCTCAAGGAGGTGTCCGGCGGCCGGGTGCAGGTCATCGGCGCCGACCCCGAGGGCTCGGTGTACTCCGGCGGCACGGGCCGGCCGTACCTCGTCGAGGGCGTGGGCGAGGACTTCTGGCCCACCACGTACGACGCCGACGTCTGCGACGAGATCATCGCGGCGTCCGACAAGGACTCCTTCGACATGACCCGCCGGCTGGCCCGCGAAGAGGGCCTGCTGGTCGGCGGCTCGTGCGGGCTCGCCGTCGTGGCGGCGCTGCGGGTGGCCGAGCGGGCCGGGCCCGACGACGTCGTCGTGGTGCTGCTGCCCGACGGCGGCCGCGGCTACCTCTCCAAGGTGTTCGACGACGAGTGGATGACGTCGTACGGCTTCCTGCCGCCGGTCGAGGGCGTCACCGTCGGCGACGTCCTGCGCGCCAAGTCCGGCGCCATGCCGGCGCTCGTCCACACCCACCCGGCCGAGAGCGTCGCCGACGCCGTCCACATCCTGCGCGAGTACAACGTCTCGCAGATGCCGGTCGTCCGGGCCGAGCCGCCGGTCATGGCGGCCGAGGTGGCCGGCGCCGTCGTCGAGCGCGACCTCCTCGACGCGCTGTTCACCGGTGCCGCGCACCTCACCGACCGGGTCGAGCAGCACATGTCGAAGCAGCTGCCCATGGTGGGCGCCGGCGAGGCGGTCACCCGCGCGGTCGACGCCCTCCGCTCGGCCGACGCGCTGCTCGTCGTCGACGACGGCAAGCCGGTGGGCGTGCTGACCCGCACCGACCTGCTCGGCTACGTCGCGACGACCTGA
- a CDS encoding SGNH/GDSL hydrolase family protein, which translates to MLSARTARRLAAAAAYGGGGLSLLGAAGYGLLRLQAKLARRTITGRPLGGPPDPDGLYGTGDGPPLSFVVIGDSAAAGYGVDTAEETPGALLAAGLAEVAHRPVALTTVAQVGAQTADLADQLDKALVAAPDVALLIIGGNDITHQVKLTDSVALLDRAVRRLRDAGCQVVVGTCPDLGTIRPIRPPLRWLARRASRQLAAAQTVAVVEAGGRTVSLGSILGPEFAAAPGELFSEDQFHPSSAGYAHAAAAALPSLIGALGLWAPGEDSLEMVRGDSVLPIAIAAVAAADHAGTEVAAATVGGKARGPRGRWVQLRNRRRRPLPDAPERV; encoded by the coding sequence ATGCTGAGCGCTCGGACGGCACGACGTCTCGCCGCGGCTGCCGCATACGGGGGTGGCGGGCTGAGCCTGCTCGGCGCCGCCGGATACGGACTGCTCCGGCTGCAGGCGAAGCTGGCCCGGCGCACCATCACCGGGCGCCCGCTCGGCGGCCCGCCCGACCCCGACGGCCTCTACGGCACCGGCGACGGTCCGCCGCTCTCCTTCGTCGTCATCGGCGACTCCGCGGCGGCCGGCTACGGCGTCGACACCGCCGAGGAGACACCGGGCGCGCTGCTGGCCGCGGGGCTGGCCGAGGTCGCGCACCGGCCGGTCGCCCTGACCACGGTCGCGCAGGTCGGCGCGCAGACCGCCGACCTCGCCGACCAGCTCGACAAGGCGCTGGTGGCCGCGCCCGACGTCGCGCTGCTGATCATCGGCGGCAACGACATCACCCACCAGGTCAAACTCACCGACTCCGTGGCGCTGCTCGACCGGGCCGTGCGCCGGCTGCGCGACGCCGGCTGCCAGGTGGTCGTCGGCACATGCCCCGACCTCGGCACCATCCGGCCCATCCGGCCGCCGCTGCGCTGGCTGGCCCGGCGCGCCAGCCGGCAGCTCGCCGCAGCCCAGACCGTCGCCGTCGTCGAGGCCGGCGGCCGGACGGTGTCGCTCGGCTCGATCCTCGGCCCGGAGTTCGCGGCCGCACCGGGCGAGCTGTTCAGCGAGGACCAGTTCCACCCGTCGTCCGCCGGCTACGCCCACGCGGCCGCCGCCGCGCTGCCGTCGCTCATCGGGGCGCTCGGCCTGTGGGCGCCCGGCGAGGACTCCCTTGAGATGGTCCGCGGCGACAGCGTCCTGCCCATCGCGATCGCCGCGGTCGCCGCCGCCGACCACGCCGGCACCGAGGTCGCGGCGGCCACGGTCGGCGGCAAGGCCCGTGGCCCGCGCGGGCGCTGGGTCCAGCTGCGCAACCGCCGTCGCCGGCCGCTCCCGGACGCACCCGAGCGGGTCTGA
- a CDS encoding acetyl-CoA C-acetyltransferase, which yields MPEAVIVATARSPIGRAFKGSLVDVRPDDLAVATIRAALDQIPALDPHTIDDLYVGCAEPRDEHGGNVARRIAVQLGLDGVPAATINRFCASSVQTARMAFHAIKAGEGDVFVSAGVECVSRYVGFGGAGVDPAETQNPVFAEAQARTVRYAESNDTWHDPRADGRLPDIYIQMGQTAEHVATSVGVTRADQDEFALLSQSRAEQAIKDGFFAREITPITRPDGQVVDTDDSPRPGTTLEKLAALDPVFRPAGTVTAGNCTPLNDGAAAVVIMSDTRARELGLTPLARIVATAASALSPEIMGLGPVEASGRALTRAGLTMDDIDLVEINEAFAAQVVPSARQLGIDYDKLNVHGGAIALGHPFGSTGARIMTTLVNGLQTRDATLGLETMCVGGGQGMAIILERLA from the coding sequence ATGCCCGAGGCAGTCATCGTCGCCACCGCGCGCTCGCCCATCGGCCGGGCGTTCAAGGGCTCGCTGGTCGACGTGCGGCCCGACGACCTCGCCGTTGCAACCATCCGGGCGGCGCTCGACCAGATCCCCGCCCTCGATCCGCACACCATCGACGACCTCTACGTGGGGTGTGCCGAGCCGCGCGACGAGCACGGCGGCAACGTCGCCCGTCGCATCGCCGTCCAGCTCGGACTCGACGGCGTCCCCGCGGCGACCATCAACCGGTTCTGCGCCTCGTCGGTGCAGACGGCGCGCATGGCCTTCCACGCCATCAAGGCCGGCGAGGGCGACGTGTTCGTGTCGGCCGGCGTCGAGTGCGTGTCGCGCTACGTCGGCTTCGGCGGTGCGGGAGTCGACCCCGCCGAGACCCAGAACCCGGTCTTCGCCGAGGCCCAGGCGCGCACCGTCCGGTACGCGGAGTCCAACGACACCTGGCACGACCCCCGCGCGGACGGACGACTGCCGGACATCTACATCCAGATGGGCCAGACCGCCGAGCACGTCGCCACCTCGGTCGGCGTCACCCGCGCCGACCAGGACGAGTTCGCCCTGCTGTCGCAGTCGCGGGCCGAGCAGGCCATCAAGGACGGCTTCTTCGCCCGAGAGATCACGCCCATCACGCGACCCGACGGCCAGGTCGTCGACACCGACGACAGCCCGCGGCCGGGCACCACGCTCGAGAAGCTGGCCGCGCTCGACCCCGTCTTCCGGCCCGCCGGCACCGTCACGGCCGGCAACTGCACGCCGCTCAACGACGGCGCCGCCGCGGTCGTCATCATGTCCGACACCCGCGCCCGCGAGCTGGGCCTGACGCCGCTGGCCCGCATCGTCGCCACGGCGGCGTCGGCGCTCTCGCCCGAGATCATGGGACTCGGCCCGGTCGAGGCGTCGGGGCGAGCACTGACCCGGGCCGGCCTGACCATGGACGACATCGACCTGGTCGAGATCAACGAGGCATTCGCCGCCCAGGTCGTCCCCAGCGCGCGCCAGCTCGGCATCGACTACGACAAGCTGAACGTCCACGGCGGCGCCATCGCGCTCGGCCACCCGTTCGGCTCCACCGGTGCGCGCATCATGACGACGCTGGTCAACGGGCTGCAGACCCGCGACGCCACCCTCGGCCTCGAGACCATGTGCGTCGGCGGCGGCCAGGGCATGGCGATCATCCTCGAGCGCCTCGCCTGA
- a CDS encoding DUF4287 domain-containing protein, producing MSLNHSDETHRNLLARVPSVTGRELPEWFKALEAGPSFLRFDDRVRWLRDEHGLAHGHATAIVHEADLRRAARNFG from the coding sequence ATGAGCCTGAACCACTCCGACGAAACCCATCGCAATCTTCTCGCCCGGGTTCCGAGCGTCACCGGACGAGAACTCCCGGAGTGGTTCAAGGCCTTGGAGGCCGGACCGTCCTTCCTGAGGTTCGACGATCGCGTGAGGTGGCTCCGCGACGAGCACGGCCTGGCCCACGGCCACGCCACGGCCATCGTGCACGAGGCCGACCTGCGCCGCGCTGCTCGCAACTTCGGCTGA
- a CDS encoding Bax inhibitor-1/YccA family protein, whose translation MQGNNPIFSRAEGFNGRHATYDAAAPSAEELQNMYAAPSATPVQTGRMTYDDVIMKTGITFAVLLVGAVIGWMNTGLTFIGLIVGLVLGLVNAFKRNPSPALILLYAGFEGLFVGGISNFFENTAISGRPLDGIVAQAVLGTLGVFAAALFAYRSGRVRVTPKFRRGVLIALGGYAIFSLVNLLFMWFGSSDSAFGFRDGWFGVLIGLFAVGLASFCLILDFDFIEQGVKQGLPAKFAWTAAFGLTVTLVWLYLEILRLLAILRGE comes from the coding sequence ATGCAGGGAAACAACCCGATCTTCAGCCGGGCTGAGGGCTTCAACGGACGGCACGCGACCTATGACGCCGCCGCGCCGAGCGCTGAAGAACTACAGAACATGTACGCCGCTCCGTCGGCGACGCCCGTGCAGACCGGGCGGATGACCTACGACGACGTCATCATGAAGACCGGCATCACCTTCGCGGTGCTGCTCGTCGGCGCCGTCATCGGCTGGATGAACACGGGCCTGACGTTCATCGGTCTCATCGTCGGCCTGGTGCTCGGCCTGGTCAACGCATTCAAGCGCAACCCGTCGCCGGCGCTCATCCTGCTCTACGCGGGCTTCGAAGGGCTGTTCGTCGGCGGCATCAGCAACTTCTTCGAGAACACCGCCATCTCGGGGCGCCCGCTCGACGGCATCGTCGCGCAGGCGGTCCTCGGCACGCTCGGCGTGTTCGCGGCCGCACTGTTCGCGTACCGCAGCGGCCGCGTCCGGGTGACGCCGAAGTTCCGGCGCGGCGTCCTGATCGCGCTGGGCGGCTACGCGATCTTCAGCCTGGTCAACCTGCTGTTCATGTGGTTCGGTTCGTCCGACAGTGCCTTCGGCTTCCGCGACGGCTGGTTCGGTGTGCTGATCGGCCTGTTCGCGGTCGGCCTGGCGTCGTTCTGCCTGATCCTCGACTTCGACTTCATCGAGCAGGGCGTCAAGCAGGGCCTGCCGGCGAAGTTCGCCTGGACGGCGGCGTTCGGCCTCACCGTCACGCTGGTCTGGCTGTACCTCGAGATCCTGCGCCTGCTCGCCATCCTTCGTGGTGAGTGA
- a CDS encoding DUF3352 domain-containing protein produces the protein MSYPGPPTGPEGHEPGPVPPPPPPFDATPPSDPTRPLAYLDGAAAEPAIVPRKRRGLLAGGIAAAVLIAGSGAVFAWQALDGGGTQPHEVLPADAIGYVRLDLDPSAGQKIQAFRLLQKFPLFSEATGITDENVDLRELFIDELASSTGCDIDFATDVEPWVGERVGAAMLPPSGDAGEPGYVVALQASDQENATAAMDRILGCGGSGGSGDGGAIGRAYVDGYLLLTDTQDDADAYAAAAADSSLADNAEFTEAMDLLGEQGIASAWFSGTAMFDAFDGSASAFGIGAGASGNGLPSVEEARELVDETYRSVAFSVRFDDRFAELAGVVTGSAYQALSGGGVEADVPDSTTFFVGSNNTAQYIRDNWEATIASVPEAEEMLAELQDQTGLVLPDDIATALGENLTVAVDASDLDLEGLAQYGDFSSIDLGMRVVTDPEAFADLWERVQGLAADSGLPLDDLPLQTTDDGYVLATSEDYAAELLEGGGLADTDAYRTAVSGVTEADSVLFLNFDAIEEHVLAAAGGNLTEAETQSIEALQAFGMSMQLEDGHMELSLRVTTD, from the coding sequence ATGTCGTATCCAGGCCCGCCCACGGGTCCCGAGGGGCACGAGCCCGGCCCGGTCCCGCCGCCGCCGCCGCCGTTCGACGCCACTCCGCCCAGCGACCCGACGCGGCCGCTGGCCTACCTCGACGGTGCCGCCGCCGAGCCGGCCATCGTGCCGCGCAAGCGCCGCGGCCTGCTCGCGGGTGGCATCGCGGCGGCCGTCCTGATCGCGGGGTCCGGCGCCGTGTTCGCGTGGCAGGCGCTCGACGGCGGCGGCACGCAGCCCCACGAGGTGCTGCCGGCCGACGCCATCGGCTACGTCCGCCTCGACCTCGACCCGTCCGCCGGGCAGAAGATCCAGGCCTTCCGGCTGCTGCAGAAGTTCCCGCTGTTCTCCGAGGCCACCGGCATCACCGACGAGAACGTCGACCTGCGCGAGCTGTTCATCGACGAGCTCGCCTCGTCCACCGGCTGCGACATCGACTTCGCCACCGACGTCGAGCCCTGGGTGGGCGAGCGCGTCGGCGCCGCCATGCTCCCGCCGTCGGGCGACGCCGGCGAGCCCGGCTACGTCGTCGCGCTGCAGGCCAGCGACCAGGAGAACGCGACGGCCGCCATGGACCGCATCCTGGGCTGCGGCGGGTCCGGCGGCTCCGGAGACGGCGGCGCCATCGGCCGTGCCTACGTCGACGGCTACCTGCTGCTCACCGACACCCAGGACGACGCCGACGCCTACGCGGCCGCCGCGGCGGACTCGTCGCTGGCCGACAACGCCGAGTTCACCGAGGCCATGGACCTCCTCGGCGAGCAGGGCATCGCGTCGGCCTGGTTCTCCGGCACCGCCATGTTCGACGCGTTCGACGGCTCGGCCAGCGCCTTCGGCATCGGCGCCGGCGCGTCCGGCAACGGCCTGCCGTCGGTCGAGGAGGCCCGCGAGCTCGTCGACGAGACCTACCGCAGCGTCGCCTTCTCCGTCCGCTTCGACGACCGGTTCGCCGAGCTGGCCGGCGTCGTCACCGGCAGCGCGTACCAGGCGCTGAGCGGCGGCGGTGTCGAGGCCGACGTGCCCGACTCCACCACGTTCTTCGTGGGCAGCAACAACACCGCCCAGTACATCCGCGACAACTGGGAAGCCACCATCGCGTCGGTCCCTGAGGCCGAGGAGATGCTGGCCGAGCTGCAGGACCAGACCGGCCTCGTGCTGCCCGACGACATCGCCACCGCCCTGGGCGAGAACCTCACCGTCGCCGTCGACGCGAGCGACCTCGACCTCGAGGGCCTCGCCCAGTACGGCGACTTCTCCAGCATCGACCTCGGCATGCGCGTGGTCACCGACCCCGAGGCGTTCGCCGACCTGTGGGAGCGGGTGCAGGGTCTGGCCGCCGACTCCGGCCTGCCCCTCGACGACCTGCCGCTGCAGACCACCGACGACGGCTACGTCCTGGCCACCTCCGAGGACTACGCGGCAGAGTTGCTCGAGGGCGGCGGCCTGGCCGACACCGACGCCTACCGCACGGCGGTCAGCGGCGTCACCGAGGCCGACTCCGTGCTGTTCCTGAACTTCGACGCCATCGAGGAGCACGTCCTCGCGGCCGCCGGCGGCAATCTCACCGAGGCCGAGACGCAGTCCATCGAGGCGCTGCAGGCGTTCGGCATGTCCATGCAGCTCGAGGACGGCCACATGGAGCTGAGCCTGCGAGTCACCACCGACTGA